In one Lolium rigidum isolate FL_2022 chromosome 3, APGP_CSIRO_Lrig_0.1, whole genome shotgun sequence genomic region, the following are encoded:
- the LOC124700883 gene encoding non-specific lipid transfer protein GPI-anchored 5-like — MAIIRAKSFFLAAVAAVLVMSASAQSGCTVALIGLYPCMNYISGNETTPTKSCCSQLSSIVQSQPECLCSALSGDSVGGMTINKTRALELPKACNVQTPPVSKCNGAGGASAPVADAPTMPELQTPVAADSGSKATPSRYLQQNGVSSLHGPAGLVLALAATAFYTVFTV; from the exons ATGGCAATTATCCGAGCAAAAAGCTTCTTCCTGGCCGCGGTGGCCGCGGTGCTGGTGATGTCGGCGTCTGCGCAGTCCGGATGCACGGTGGCGCTGATCGGCCTGTACCCGTGCATGAACTACATCAGCGGCAACGAGACGACGCCGACCAAGTCATGCTGCTCGCAGCTCAGCTCCATAGTGCAGTCCCAGCCGGAGTGTCTCTGTAGCGCGCTCAGCGGCGACTCCGTCGGCGGCATGACCATCAACAAGACGCGCGCACTCGAGCTGCCCAAGGCGTGCAACGTGCAGACCCCGCCGGTGAGCAAGTGCAACGGCG CTGGTGGTGCCAGTGCTCCGGTCGCCGACGCGCCGACCATGCCGGAGTTGCAGACACCTGTGGCTGCCGACTCAGGGTCGAAGGCGACGCCATCAAGGTACCTGCAGCAGAATGGTGTCTCGTCGCTCCATGGCCCAGCGGGTCTGGTGCTCGCGCTCGCGGCCACTGCGTTCTACACCGTGTTCACCGTGTGA
- the LOC124700884 gene encoding non-specific lipid transfer protein GPI-anchored 5-like: MSASAQSGCTLALIGLYPCMNYISGNETAPAKSCCSQLSSVVQSQPECLCSALGGDSVGGMTINKTRALELPKACNVQTPPVSKCNGAGGASAPVADAPTTPELQTPAAADTGSKATPSGYLQQNGVSSLHGPAGLVFALAAAAFYTVFTV; this comes from the exons ATGTCGGCGTCTGCGCAGTCCGGGTGCACGTTGGCGCTGATCGGCCTCTACCCGTGCATGAACTACATCAGTGGCAACGAGACGGCGCCGGCCAAGTCATGCTGCTCGCAGCTCAGCTCCGTAGTGCAGTCCCAGCCAGAGTGCCTCTGCAGCGCACTCGGTGGCGACTCAGTCGGCGGCATGACCATCAACAAGACGCGCGCGCTCGAGTTGCCCAAGGCGTGCAACGTGCAGACCCCGCCGGTGAGCAAGTGCAACGGCG CTGGTGGTGCCAGTGCTCCGGTCGCCGACGCGCCAACCACGCCGGAGTTGCAAACACCTGCGGCTGCCGACACAGGGTCGAAGGCGACGCCATCAGGGTACCTGCAGCAGAATGGTGTCTCGTCGCTCCATGGCCCAGCGGGTCTGGTGTTCGCGCTCGCGGCCGCTGCGTTCTACACCGTGTTCACCGTGTGA